Sequence from the Phragmites australis chromosome 11, lpPhrAust1.1, whole genome shotgun sequence genome:
TGGGCGAAGGGAGTCGGGAGGGGGAGGCACTGCAAGAGCCGCACAAGAGATGGAAAGTGACTGCTTCGGACCCAGTCCGAATAGAGGCTCGTGGGACACCCGGGTGCAAATTAAGTCTTTTTTTCTGAACCCGATCTAAATTAGATCTCGATCTGATTGTTCTATAGGACAATTTCTACACTTGAATCTTTTCTCACCGGGTCTAAAATCCAGTATCTCGATCCGATCCGATCCACTTTCATCCTTAACCAGCAGTAATTTCACTATTTTTCTAAGGTGCAAGTTTTACATGTTTGACCCCAAACCTACTCcattaaactaaaaataaactTCCACTTAATTGttaattcatttttctcttgaATTCAGAGGGTGTGTACGGTGCAGTACACCAAGTCATCAATAGTTCTATGTTAACATTGTGGATAATGACACAGAAGAATGCTTGGGTAACGGTCCAGCTCCGTGGAAAAGCCACTGGAATCAGGGGCGGGCTAACTAAGGACACGGGTGTATAGATatatacactacctgaaaaacagataaaaaaaatgaaataaataacaagtcataatataaattattactgatgataaaagtgatgagtcatcctagatcagtcataggtgacggatcctaactgtgacccgtcacctattacgacTCATAAATAACGCATCATCttagccagtcattagtgacaggtcacaacttgatccgtcaccaataactaactcatcagtgatgggttatcCTAGCCAGTcgttagtgacagatcaagttaTAATCCATCATCAATGACTTATCAATAAATTGAGCTATCATTTAATGTATTGTGTAATATATACTCCTAGGTATtcatatacttaggtttatatatatatatatcatttatgATTATTTTTGTAGATGTACATGTTCGAtatatagagctatcattttatATGGTGTAAAAGTGCATGTACTTCTAGTTTATGtcatgtgtatgtatatatatgtatagtagtacaaacatatactcatatatatgtgtatcctatgttatttttctctattcgtcagaggtatatatatatatatatatatatatatatatatatatatatatatatatatatatatatatatatatatatatatatatatatatataatatacagtcttgggaatatatatatgcatatgatgctaaatttttttatttttcttttatttttttctcacctcagtagcaCTATAATAGGAGttattgtacaattttgctcaagtttaatgtaaggggtggcggctataAACACAAACGCGTATTTCGAAAATAGTATAGAAACTTCCACGAGCGAGAAcacaatcttccaagccgttttgGCCTAAAAAAATCTCCGAACCCAACAAGATCAGGGAGAAATTagtgtaactttttctgtagatgttcgtagagtgAAAAAATTTTGAAATCAAaattcgtatgcaaaagttatacctttTTAATAAAAGCACTCCAGGTCAACATTTCGGGAAAAACATCATCGGTGATAGGTCATAATTGTGatctgtcacctatgaccttcgacaacgaaggttaaaaggataacatAACCGGTTTTATCACAAGCACGTGATAGTTGAGGTAGTAAAAAAGTCATGCATGAGGCCTTGGGCACGGGTTTAAGTCCCATGAAATGCAAAACTgaaatatgtttgaaaatgatGTGGATTCGACATATGCGATGGACCCTGTATTAGGGTGGctctcgggtgaaaaaatatttttttacttttttgtgTCTAAAAAATACGAAACATGTTcacagtcataagtgatgggtcactattacgacctatcacttatgtttaGGTGATGACATtgatgacgggtcaagttgtgacccgtcatctATAACCACATTGGTGACGACTCTATACCCGTTACCCATAACGACTTATCAGTGATATGTTCAAGATGACGGGTGcgggacccgtcacccatgtcCCTTTTTCACGTTGTGACATCAAAAATttaagtaattttttttctatgtgTCATGTTTTATAGGTGTACCTAGTGACTGCGGTCTATGATAGCTCAAGCCTATCTCGTCATGATCTGATGGGTGTTGACGCATCCATGACTCATGTAGCCACGTATTGCGGCCCACATGTCCTCAACGCACAAGTGACGACCGCGTGTGAGTGAGTCGGTCCCTAAAAGGCTAAGACCATGTGCATGACTACGTAAGGATGCCCGACCTGATGACCTGACTTGCACTGCACTCGACCATCAACCGTGAGATGAAGGGTGCGAGCAAGGCAGGTAAAGAGCATTGCGACGGCTGCCGCGCCGGCGCGAGCCAGACGGGACGTGGCGACGACAGTTGCGGAGTTGGCACTCGACGAGTATGTACACCTAAGTGGAAAATCCTAGTCCTATTATTGACTGAAATCCATGGTACTAGTCAATGATGGGCAGTGATGCCATTGGAAGAGAAGATGCATGTGCTGAAAAGTTAAGTGTGTTTTCATATTTGCACCAGTCCACTCCAAGAGACAAAGCAAACATTCACATTTCTTTTTGCACGTAAGCAACTGAAGTGTATATGAATTATGATAATTCTAAAACAACAATCTGCTATGTACTTGTTCATCATAAAGAAAATCATTCTTGCCATTTTGGCCCTTCAAGGAACTGTTTGGGTAGGCAGGTTTTGGGTccaattttttgtgattttataTTCCTAGAGCAATCTCCCTCATCCAAAAAGGCGAAGATATTGATAATCATAACTTGTGAATTAGATTTTATAGGAAGAAAAATGTTCGCCTGTATCGGCAGGTTATCTTCAATTCAGGAGAACCATTGCTGTCTTTGGTCAAGATCCTGATGTTATAGCACTCAAATCAGAACGAAAATTTAGTGCATACAGCTTAGTTGCAATCCGTGTTGTATATCATGCTTCAGTTAAATGAAATATGATCGATTTGGATTGTAAGACGCATGTCAGTGTTGGAGATAATGAAGGCAGAAAAGGTGGAGTTGCGGAAACGAACAATGGATTGCTTCATAAAAAACAACCTAGAAAGTCACTTGTTTGTTTGCGCAACCATCCTCTAAAATGATGTACAACTCTATGGTTCCTCTGTCCAACATAAATGTTCACAAGGTATAGTACACATTTTCCCTTCCAAGAATGCAAAACAATAATCCTTACAACATCTGATTCGTGAACTAGGAAAATTGAAGATTCTCCGGAGCTGATTACAGTATGATCTATAGTGGGGAAAAATGAGTAGGATGGGGAGCCCATTCTGACGATATCTACCGTGAGCTAGCTTCCGCAGGTTTCTCCCAAGGGCTCGCACTATCCAGCAAGTTAACATCCCCGACTCCGACAGGCGGACCAATGCTGCAACGAGCAGTGTTATGAACTGCAATGGCATCCTTCAGCTTCTGAAACTGCAATTGCCAAATGGAGTAATGTAGGTGCAATCATGTACAGAAGCAAATGAACTGGAACGATTCTTGCACACAATTTTGAAATGGGAAACATAGGGGAGTAATGGCATGAAGTAAAGTTTAAAATGCTGAAACCAACTGGGAGTATCTACTAAATCATAAACATCGGGACTGTCCAAAATAACAAAGTGACATTTGCAAAGGGGATCAAAATGTATAATGAGATCTCTTGTCTCAAACAATATCATGCAGCAACAGGCGAGCACACCAGGTTGTGTGCACTGTCACTTGGTGCAGAGGCTAGAAATgcttttccattatctaaaaatgcAAAAGGCAAGCACATAATAAGATTCTGAATGGGTTGAAGCACTCCTACCTTAGCTAAGGAACATGAGAAAGCCTCCAGTTGTCCATCAGCTCCACGGTAAAAATGGAAGAAAGGAAGGACTTTTACATTAAGCCGTTTGCACATAGGTTTGTTTTCATCAAAATTTACTTTTAGAATCAAAATATCAGGGTTCTCCAAAGCAGTCCTGCAGAGCTGCAATACGATTGAAATAGCATCAGATTTAGAACAGATTTCTGGAAGTCCATGAAGTTTAGACACTACTTCCGGATAATCAGGTGGCAGTATCAAATCTACACTGTCAGAATAACAAGTAGGGGAAGGAAAACAATCAACAGACTGCATGCCTTAATATGGATGTACTAAAAGTGCTAAAAAAACTCCAAAGTTCAAACACTCCAAATGTGACGTGAGCAGACACGGTAAGTGGCTACTCCAAAGGCAGCTTAATCAGCTCATAGTACAATCACAAACTAGAAAGTTCAAGCTGGAACTGCTGTAGTCAAAGAAGTTTGGTGTTAACGAGTTGATTGCCAGAGCCACATAGGTTAATTGAGAGGTCAAACCAGTCGCAGAGACGGGAGTCAGGGCTCACCTAAGCAAGCAAGTTAGGCCATATACTCATATGACAACGTCCTAAGCTAATGTGCTGAGAATAGGATTGTAGTAAAGACAAAAGATCTTAAATATCTTTTTGCACTCGAGAGAACCTTTGAGAAGGCTTGTCAATTGTTGATTCCTTCATAAAACTTGAGAGATCCTATCAACTGCTAAGTGTTGTCGAAAGATTGCCAACTTGAGTTACAATTTTATCCCAGAGCTAAAACAATCTATCCCATATTTACATGACCTTCATGCAAACAATTATCTGAGCTCTCCTCATTCTACAAAGGTTCCAATACCTCTGCACCATCCAAATACTCCAGAAAATGGGGATCATGCTGATTAGTATTTGCCTATGGAAATCTTGAAAGATGCTGCAATGGGAAACTCCACACACTTTAAGTTGCACCAGGATAGATTTTACAAATTACAATTGCTGCATGCATTTATAGATTCTCCAGTATtactattgttggaggaatggTACCGCGTGGACGGCTACAATGGTCAAATCTCAAAAACCAAGTTACAGAGGCTAACTTTAAGGTAGATGCTCTGCAGGAGTTAGGCTCGAGAAGGTGTAGTAAAACCTAAGGAACCAAGCTCGGAGGCAAAGCCTGAAAGCCGAAGGGGTGCGGCGAAACCCAAAGATCGAAGAGTATAGTGAAgcctgtcgaagattagttcctaacAATATGTTCGTAATTGAACTGGGCTACCTTCGAGATTAGGGATCAAGCAGGAAATAAGATACACGATGTATACAGATTCGGGCCCCCCGAAGCGGAATAATACCAtacgtcctgtgtggatgataTTGTATATAGattatctcgagtacaagcaaggtggctaaaCCTAATGAAATGGAGTAGAttggatctaaactaatctagaGTTGAAGTCATCGAGTATCTAAAAAAGCTAGGGTCTTAATACTTGCGTCGAGATGTGTAGGCGTTGATTTTTATATTCTCCCACTGGGGTCAGGGTCCTCACCTTATAAAGGTGTCCTGGCGCCGCCTTAGTCCCAgccgtagttgatagggagttcTTCATCTTGTTGGTCAAAGCAAGACAGTCGAATCCAGCTTGGATACTAATCGTACTCAGGATGGTTAACCCAatcaagaccttcctagtaCGGGGTATTTGAGTTTTTGCCATTCTGTCATCCGGTAAAGTAGCAAATTTACCACTGGGCTCACTGTCATAGATTCAGGAGGACCCATTTGTCATCCTCAGCGAGAAATTGCAAATGACAGCAACATACTGGCGTCGAGGTATAAGATGAATTCCGGCGGTGGTGTGGAGCTCGTCCCCACAGTGGCGGCCATGGATCCTGGCCCCCATGGCAGCATGGAGCTCATCCTCGAAGTGGCAACAATGGATCCCAGCCACGCTTTAGTGTGGAGCTTGTCCCATGGTTGTGTGGATCTTGTTCCCACTGTGGCGGCCATGGAGCCCAGCCCTACAGCGACGGCCATGGATTCTAGCCCCGTGGCTGAGTGGAGCAAACAAGCAGCATCACGACGAAGGGTAACAAATAGGCTAACCATGGGGAAGGAGGCCACGCTTGCACAACTTGACAATATCAATCGGACATGGGGAGGACGAAGGCATCATGGCGGCGTCACCGGACTTGGGAAAGAAAGAGGCGGCACTGGCGGACTTGGGGGAGGAATTGGGCGGAGTTTGACGGTGGTTGACAGTGAAGTCAGGCAAGGGGCTGCCGGAGTACGAGCGAGATCACCGACATCTGGGCCGTTGGAGCTCGACTCGTCGGAGGTGAGAAACGATCGGGCATACTCATGGTGTGGAGTCTAGAAGAGGTTCGAGCAATTCAGTGCGATTTAGATGGGTTGGGCTCAGTATTGATGGGCTTTCACTCCAATTGCTCTCAAATCCAGACGGAATCAAGCTCCAATTCTATTTCTTATTCTTAGCCCATCCAAACAACTGAATTCAATTGAGCCCAATTCCAATTAAGCGATTTCGGGACCAATTCAGAGAACCAAACATTAAGATATGTTAGTCGGAATAATCTTGTGGATAAGGGATAAAGATGTAATGACAACGGGAGTCGTTGAGGTATGCCTATAAATACTCTCACTTACCTAATGTAAAGAGGAGATGAACAGTTATTATATCAACAATTACTATATTGTTCACTGTATTGCGATCACGATCACAACAACTATTTTATTTGCAATCCCCATTTAACTCTGAAACTCTCAAGCGCTTGATATGACCCTAGCAATAACATAGTTGTTCATTGTTTTCTTCTATTCAAAGAACCGCAACACTAAAGAACTTATTTGAAACCTATGTAAATCAAAACTATGGATCGCTAAAATGTGCGATAGTACATCCTTTTTTTACACCAATTAGAAGGCACTAATATCATTTGAAGAGATCCATCCTACTCTAAACACACCAAAATGACACTTTCACATCCTTAGTCCTAGGTTGTATAAAAATGTTGTATAGAAAAGAAGTCAATCTGTACATTCTAAATAATTTGTATCAGTGTAACCATGTAAAGTCGTAATTAACAATGTGTGAACACATTAGCAATAAGATGTACATAAGGCAGGACAAAATTATGTCAAGTAGCTATATTTATGATTAGTGACATTTACCCTTGGAAAGAGTGCCCGGCACGAACCGCACCAGGTTCCATAGAACTCGACAATAACAAGCCTGTCTCCCGCATCTCTCAGTGCATCCAAGAACTCCTCTGTGGAATGGATGTCAATCATGTTTGGGCCAGCATTCTTCTCCCACCATTTTGGTTGCTCGCTGCTCTCTGGGACTGCAGCACGAACCTAGAACAACCAAACGGCAAAACCATCAACCACCCAGCAGCATAAACCAAGGAACGACTTTTCCCATGACTACGCATTGGAAGCGCGTAAAGTTTACAAGACTATGATACCATCCACAACTTCAACCAAGCAAGAATTAGCACATTCACATGGCACAGCACCAGAAATGATCCTACATGTAGAACTAAACACCTGGCAGCCCATATCGAAAACCAAGCCAGTGCAATTTAACAAATTAGTGAATTATACCAATTAGCACATGCTACATGAGCACCAAACTCCAAGCCCACAACGGAACAGGGCAAAGCCCTGAACTTTACCCTAGGATTTTGGGCGTTTATCTAAATGCAGAGAATCACAAGGGCTCCTGCATGATACAACAAATCAACGCGTATACACTTCTAATCTGTAGCCGAAATCCTGAAGCAGACGCCTTCGGCAACCACAAGCATCCCAAACTGCCGAAAAATCCTACATGAGGAAAAACCACCTAGAAACCCTATGGCGCGCCACCTCTCCACGGCCAATAAACAGCAAAGCCGCGACCTTTCCGCAAAATTCCATCATTGAAGAGCGCGCGCACCTTGACCCGCGCTAGCCGACGAGGCCGCGGGGGCTGCTGCCCGGCCGCCAGGCGTGCCCGTTGCGGCGAGCCGGGCGAGAGGGCCCAGCAAGACGGCGGGGACGAcgtggaggaggacgacgatgcggaggaggcggcggaggataGGGCGAGGAAGCGGCGCGGGAGGAGGAGCGCGTCGACCATCGGGATTTTCCGCATCCGGGATCCGCTAGACCACCGCCGCTCTGGGCGCCACCGAAGCTGCCTGCGCCGGCGCCAGGGGCATCCGAGGCGTGGAGGGTtggcggggaggcggcgcgcgtGTGGAGGAGCTACTGGTGTGCCGTTAGCGTTGGCCGCGCTCGCTGCTCTGCTTCTTCGTCGGGGGCGGGTAGGGTGTGGTGGAGATGGGGCTGGTTGACGGATGGCGTCCCGTGGATGGGGAGATTTGGGCAGCTGAAATGATACACAGGAAAGGTGAGTTTTTTTAAACAATATTATTATAATGGAAAAATGTAAATATAATACTAAAATTcgatatttatataaataggtACTTGCCAACATATGAAGTAAACaatttttcatttgaatatGTTAAATACTCAAAAAGTGGTTAAAAATTTTAGATctagttttttaatataaaatttataattattttttgacATCTAAActgattcaaatgaaaaaaataatcaattaCAAAATTGTTGATATCATCGATAGGTAAAATTTAGATATACAGACCATCTCCTTTTGAgattatataaaaaagttataattttctaatattatTTACAGGATATAGGAACTATCGACACGTAGAGTGTCAATAGTCTTTAGGACTTACTACCATGCAGTGACACTAATTCATATCTATTTCTATAAATATtagattttaatattatttttataatttttttaataatataatattattttttaaaaatccaGAAAAGGTCATGCGATCTGTGACAAGTGAGTGGGGCAGGCTGCTTCAGCAGCTGCGTTGTGCTGGTCGAAAATTTGCTTTGCCAATTTTGCAGCTAAGAAAAAGTATAAAATTATGACGGGAGAGTAGAGGAAGGAGGAAAATGAGGTGGAGACAATTAGAGGTTAGAGGTGCGCGGAGGATGTTAACAGCGGAATGGCTCCAAAGAGACAGGATCGACGGGGACGAATGAAATTTAGCTATTGCTAAGGTCGACTTTATCTTACTTAGGAGGTTTAAGGTATGTTTGGTAAAATTATtctatctaaattttttaaaaggaaTAATTCTTTGAGTAAAGTGATTATATAGTTTAAAGTAATTCTCTAGGCAAATTTTATGTAGAAAATAAT
This genomic interval carries:
- the LOC133884667 gene encoding thioredoxin-like 2, chloroplastic — its product is MRKIPMVDALLLPRRFLALSSAASSASSSSSTSSPPSCWALSPGSPQRARLAAGQQPPRPRRLARVKVRAAVPESSEQPKWWEKNAGPNMIDIHSTEEFLDALRDAGDRLVIVEFYGTWCGSCRALFPRLCRTALENPDILILKVNFDENKPMCKRLNVKVLPFFHFYRGADGQLEAFSCSLAKFQKLKDAIAVHNTARCSIGPPVGVGDVNLLDSASPWEKPAEASSR